One part of the Acetoanaerobium sticklandii genome encodes these proteins:
- the rpmH gene encoding 50S ribosomal protein L34, with product MSKRTYQPKKRQRSKEHGFRKRMKTSTGRNVLRRRRAKGRKRLTA from the coding sequence ATGAGTAAAAGAACTTACCAACCAAAGAAGAGACAAAGAAGTAAAGAGCACGGCTTCAGAAAAAGAATGAAAACTTCTACAGGAAGAAACGTACTTAGAAGAAGAAGAGCAAAAGGTAGAAAAAGATTGACTGCATAA